GGACCGTCCTGGAAGCCGAGCACGCGATCGACGGCACGAGTATCAAGACGTACCTGTCTGGATCGTCCGGTGACAGTGCGGTCCTGGCATCGCTGTTACGGTCGGGTGACCAACACGTCGAATCCGATATCGATCTCAGTGACGACGAGCGTGAGGTCCTGATGGCGCTATATTCGGGCGTTTCACCGTTCGAAATCCCCGATTTCGTCGGAATAGACGTCGATGAAGTTGAGGCCATCTTCGACGACCTCGCCGAGCGCGATGTCGTCGAAAGGGTACGGACCCGCCGCGAGGTCGGCCTCAAACCACGAGGGCGGTCGATCGCCGGCGACGTGATCGGCGATCGCTAGCTCCCAGTCGGCCGGCCCCTCAATCGTTGACGTCGTCTAAGTGCTTGTTGACGATAACCCGACCTTTAGACGTGAGCGTCGGGCCGGCGTCCGTCGAAGCGAGGAGGTCTTTGCTCTGTAGGTCGTTGAGGAGCATCGTCACTTGGCTTGCCTCCCGGTCGAGAACGTTCGCCAGCGGGACGTTTTCGATATCGCCGGCGGAGTAAACCGCAACCAGTAGTTCGATCTCCGCGTCCGAGAGCTCGATGTCCTTGAGATCTGCCATGAGATCGCTGTACTCCAGCCGGATGTAGCGGCCCAAGAGTGAGAGCTTTCGAGCGGAGGGAAGAGCAGCGATCGTGGTCACAGCTTGCCCATTTGGATTGTGCTTGACAGTCAGCGTCGCTCGCTGGGCGCCGGCGACGTCGCGTGTTTCACGCGTAAACTCCGTCACCTGAGACAGTGAAACGGTGATCGCGTCGTCTGCGCGATTGAACGTCACTGCTTTGGGCCGTAACGCGAGTTTCGCAGGCGCATACGTCTGGTCGGTGACCCGGCCGCCGATCTCGGCGGGGTGTTTGACTGTCGCCTCAGTCCCGTTCAGCAACGCCTTGTACAGGACTGTCGAGAATTTATCGATCTTTTCGTCGTCAGTTTCGATGACGGCGACGAGGCGGCGATCGTCCTTCTTGAAGGCGACCGTCACTGTCGAGTCGAAAAAATCACCCAGATCGGGGGGAACGTGACCGACCGCAACATCGATGACGTCGCCCAGCGGAATCGTCGTCTTCGTCTCGTCGGCCGCGAGAACGAGTCGCTTCTGACTCAACAGCACCCGTCCAGTCGTCGGTTCGGACCGGGCGGTATGCTCCGAGTTGAACTTGCCGACGAAATCCGCGATGACTGA
The sequence above is drawn from the Halorhabdus sp. CBA1104 genome and encodes:
- a CDS encoding CheF family chemotaxis protein; protein product: MSESVIADFVGKFNSEHTARSEPTTGRVLLSQKRLVLAADETKTTIPLGDVIDVAVGHVPPDLGDFFDSTVTVAFKKDDRRLVAVIETDDEKIDKFSTVLYKALLNGTEATVKHPAEIGGRVTDQTYAPAKLALRPKAVTFNRADDAITVSLSQVTEFTRETRDVAGAQRATLTVKHNPNGQAVTTIAALPSARKLSLLGRYIRLEYSDLMADLKDIELSDAEIELLVAVYSAGDIENVPLANVLDREASQVTMLLNDLQSKDLLASTDAGPTLTSKGRVIVNKHLDDVND